In one window of Haliaeetus albicilla chromosome W, bHalAlb1.1, whole genome shotgun sequence DNA:
- the LOC138683495 gene encoding MAP/microtubule affinity-regulating kinase 4-like — translation MSSRSALAAGNERNADTLTGLGSSRSEKGSAWSSRSLGARCRNSIASCPEEQPHIGNYRLLRTIGKGNFAKVKLARHILTGHEVAIKIIDKTQLNPTSLQKLFREVRIMKGLNHPNIVKLFEVIETEKTLYLVMEYASAGEVFDYLVSHGRMKEKEARAKFRQIVSAVHYCHQKNIVHRDLKAENLLLDADANIKIADFGFSNEFTLGSKLDTFCGSPPYAAPELFQGKKYDGPEVDIWSLGVILYTLVSGSLPFDGHNLKELRERVLRGKYRVPFYMSTDCENILRRFLVLNPAKRCTLEQIMKDKWINIGYEGDELKPYKEPEEDFGDAKRIEVMVGMGYTREEIKESLSNQKYNEVTATYLLLGRKNEVEAGESRTGSSLSLARVRAPSEAANGTGKVSLHGKSQRGATTYHRQRRHSDFCGPSPVPMHPKRSPTSAGDAELKEERMPARKASCSVVGSGRGMPPSSPMVSSANNPNKSEIPDRHKDGAINTNNLPSSVMARRNTYVCTEHLGADRHSLLQNGKENSSVAGRVPPASPSSHSITAAASERARLVRGTTVRSTFHGGQVRDRRMAGGPNGPPASPTLAPEASPLPQSRSRATSNLFSKLTSKLTRRVTLDPSKRQSSNRCVSGTPTPPGAKIRSQTNLRESGDLRSQVAIYLGIKRKPNPGCSDTPGM, via the exons ATGTCTTCGCGCTCCGCCCTGGCGGCGGGGAACGAGCGGAACGCGGACACG CTCACAGGCCTGGGGAGCAGTCGCTCGGAGAAGGGCTCGGCCTGGTCCAGCCGCTCGCTGGGTGCCCGCTGCCGCAACTCCATCGCCTCCTGCCCCGAGGAGCAGCCCCACATCGGCAACTACCGCCTGCTGCGCACCATTGGCAAGGGCAACTTCGCCAAGGTCAAGCTGGCCCGGCACATCCTCACCGGCCATGAG GTGGCCATAAAAATCATCGACAAGACGCAGCTGAACCCCACCAGCCTCCAGAAG CTCTTCCGGGAAGTTCGCATCATGAAGGGGCTGAACCACCCCAACATCG TGAAACTGTTTGAGGTCATTGAGACAGAGAAGACGCTGTACCTGGTGATGGAGTATGCCAGTGCTG GTGAAGTGTTCGACTACCTCGTGTCCCACGGGAGgatgaaggagaaggaggcgCGGGCCAAGTTCAGACAG ATCGTCTCGGCCGTGCACTACTGCCACCAGAAAAACATCGTCCACCGGGACCTCAAG GCGGAGAACCTGCTGCTGGATGCCGATGCCAACATCAAGATCGCCGACTTCGGCTTCAGTAACGAGTTCACGCTGGGCTCCAAGCTGGACACCTTCTGTGGGTCCCCCCCCTACGCGGCCCCTGAGCTCTTCCAGGGCAAGAAGTACGATGGCCCTGAGGTTGACATCTGGAGCCTGGGTGTCATCCTCTACACCCTGGTCAGCGGCTCCCTGCCCTTCGATGGCCACAACCTCAAG GAGCTGCGGGAGCGGGTGCTGCGGGGCAAGTACCGGGTGCCCTTTTACATGTCGACCGACTGTGAGAACATCCTGCGCCGGTTCCTGGTCCTGAATCCGGCCAAGCGCTGCACCCTCgag CAAATCATGAAGGACAAGTGGATCAACATTGGCTATGAGGGTGATGAGCTGAAGCCCTACAAGGAGCCTGAGGAGGACTTCGGGGATGCCAAGCGCATCG AGGTGATGGTGGGTATGGGCTACACCCGAGAGGAAATCAAGGAGTCCCTGAGCAACCAGAAGTACAACGAGGTTACAGCCACCTACCTCCTGCTGGGCAGGAAGAATGAG GTGGAGGCAGGCGAGTCGCGTACAGGCAGCAGCCTCTCCCTGGCCCGGGTGCGGGCACCCAGTGAGGCGGCCAATGGCACTGGCAAGGTGTCCTTGCATGGCAAGAGCCAGCGTGGTGCCACTACCTACCACCGGCAGCGGCGGCACAGCGACTTCT GCGGCCCCTCGCCAGTGCCCATGCACCCCAAGCGCAGCCCCACCAGCGCGGGTgatgcagagctgaaggaggagcGCATGCCTGCCCGCAAGGCCAGCTGCAGCGTGGTGGGCAGTGGGCGTGGGATGCCCCCTTCCAGCCCCATGGTCAGCAGTGCCAACAACCCCAACAAGTCCGAGATCCCTGACCGGCACAAGGACGGCGCCATCAACACG AACAACCTCCCCTCGAGCGTGATGGCACGCAGGAACACCTATGTCTGCACTGAGCACCTGGGTGCTGACCGCCATTCACTGCTGCAGAACGGCAAGGAGAACAG CTCCGTCGCTGGCCGGGTGCCCCCAGCGTCACCCTCCAGCCACAGCATCACAGCTGCCGCCTCAGAGCGGGCCCGCCTGGTGCGGGGCACCACCGTCCGCAGCACCTTCCATGGTGGGCAAGTGCGGGATCGGCGGATGGCGGGGGGTCCCAACGGGCCCCCCGCCTCCCCGACACTGGCACCTGAGGCTTCGCCGCTGCCCCAGAGCCGCTCGCGGGCCACCTCTAACCTCTTCAGCAAGCTGACCTCCAAGCTGACCCGCAG GGTCACTCTTGACCCCTCTAAGCGGCAGAGCTCTAATAGGTGCGTCTCAGGCACCCCCACGCCTCCAGGAGCCAAAATCA GGTCACAGACAAACCTGAGAGAATCGGGGGACCTGCGCTCACAAG TTGCCATCTACCTTGGGATCAAAAGGAAGCCGAACCCCGGCTGCTCCGATACCCCTGGCATGTGA
- the LOC104313826 gene encoding creatine kinase M-type, with translation MPFSNTHNKHKLKFSAEEEFPDLTKHNNHMAKVLTPALYQRLRDKETPSGFTLDDIIQTGVDNPGHPFIMTVGCVAGDEESYEVFKDLFDPVIQDRHGGYKPTDKHRTDLNHENLKGGDDLDPKYVLSSRVRTGRSIKGYSLPPHCSRGERRAIEKLSVTALNSLEGEFKGRYYPLKAMTEQEQQQLIDDHFLFDKPVSPLLLASGMARDWPDARGIWHNDNKTFLVWVNEEDHLRVISMEKGGNMKEVFRRFCVGLKKIEEIFKKAGHPFMWTEHLGYILTCPSNLGTGLRGGVHVRLPKLSQHPKFEEVLKRLRLQKRGTGGVDTAAIGAVFDISNADRLGFSEVEQVQMVVDGVKLLVEMEKKLEQNQPIDDMIPAQK, from the exons aTGCCGTTCAGCAACACCCACAACAAGCACAAGCTGAAGTTCTCGGCGGAGGAGGAGTTCCCCGACCTCACGAAGCACAACAACCACATGGCCAAGGTCCTCACCCCCGCCCTCTACCAGCGCCTGCGAGACAAAGAGACCCCCAGCGGCTTCACCCTTGATGACATCATCCAGACCGGCGTCGACAACCCCG gCCACCCCTTCATCATGACAGTGGGCTGTGTGGCCGGGGATGAGGAGTCCTATGAGGTCTTCAAGGACCTCTTTGACCCAGTGATCCAGGACCGCCATGGTGGCTACAAACCCACTGACAAGCACCGCACTGACCTCAACCACGAGAACCTCAAG GGAGGGGATGACCTGGACCCCAAGTATGTGCTGAGCAGCCGGGTGCGCACAGGCCGCAGCATCAAGGGCtactccctgcccccccactgcAGCCGGGGGGAGCGCCGCGCCATCGAGAAGCTGTCTGTCACCG CCCTGAACAGCCTGGAGGGGGAGTTCAAGGGCCGGTACTACCCGCTGAAGGCCATgacagagcaggagcagcagcagctcattGACGACCATTTCCTCTTCGACAAGCCCGTCTCACCCCTGCTGCTGGCCTCGGGCATGGCCCGTGACTGGCCCGACGCCCGTGGCATCTG gcacaaTGACAACAAGACCTTCCTGGTGTGGGTGAATGAGGAGGACCACCTCCGTGTCATCTCCATGGAGAAGGGGGGGAACATGAAGGAGGTGTTCAGGCGCTTCTGTGTCGGCCTCAAGAAG ATCGAGGAGATCTTCAAGAAGGCAGGCCACCCCTTCATGTGGACAGAACACCTGGGCTACATCCTGACCTGTCCCTCCAATCTGGGGACGGGGCTGCGGGGAGGCGTCCATGTCCGCCTGCCCaagctcagccagcaccccaAGTTTGAGGAGGTCCTCAAGCGCCTCCGCCTCCAGAAGCGTGGCACAG GTGGCGTGGACACAGCGGCCATAGGCGCCGTCTTTGACATCTCCAACGCCGACCGCCTGGGCTTCTCAGAGGTGGAGCAGGTGCAGATGGTGGTGGATGGGGTGAAGCTGCTGGTGGAGATGGAGAAGAAGCTGGAGCAGAACCAACCCATTGACGACATGATCCCTGCCCAAAAATAG